The following proteins come from a genomic window of Diorhabda carinulata isolate Delta chromosome X, icDioCari1.1, whole genome shotgun sequence:
- the LOC130900640 gene encoding dynein light chain 1, cytoplasmic produces the protein MTDRKAVIKNADMSEDMQQDAVDCATQAIEKYNIEKDIAAYIKKEFDKKYNPTWHCIVGRNFGSYVTHETRHFIYFYLGQVAILLFKSG, from the exons ATGACTGACCGTAAAGCAGTGATTAAAAATGCCGACATGAGTGAAGATATGCAGCAGGATGCTGTAGACTGTGCAACTCAGGCGATTGAGAAATACAATATTGAAAAG gatATTGCGGCATACATTAAGAAGGAATTCGACAAAAAGTACAATCCAACATGGCATTGTATCGTCGGTAGAAATTTCGGATCATACGTGACCCACGAGACCCGCCACTTTATCTACTTTTATCTAGGCCAGGTGGCGATACTGTTGTTTAAGAGTGGTTAA